ATTGACAGGAAACGGAATACATATACTGCTGCCAATAAGCAGTTTGCAAAATATAAATCAGAACTTGCATTTTAACTAAATGACAAAGTGCATGTCATGCAGTATTGTGTTTGACATTTAGTGCATGGATTGCGATTATGTCGTCAAGAAAGGCGATAGATATGAACGAAAATGAACAAATACGCGGTATTTTGGTGAAGTTGCGGGAGAAGGCTGGGCTGTCTCAGGCACAACTGGCCGAGCGGTTGCAGTTCAATGCGAGTCGGGTTTCCCGGCTGGAGTCAGGAGGAACGGAGCTAACGTTGGAGGACGCAGAGCTGATTGCGTCAGGGATCGCATCCGAGGAATCCAAGGCGTTTGCGGACTATCTTCGGAGCGAGTGGAAAATCCTCGAACGTCCCGGCTTCAACCATGTCAGCCTGGCCTCGCTGTGGAAAGCGGAGGAAGCATTGCAGCGCGTGGCGGAACTGGAGAGCGACCCTGATCTTAAGAACGCCTTCGTGCAACAAATCCGTTCCTGCCGTCAGGCATTGGAGCGGGCGGCGAATGCGCTGCGCTCGACGGAGCATCCCATTTCTTTGATTGGCGCACCGGGGGTCGGCAAGACAACGGTGATTTGCACGCTGGCACAGTTACGCAAGGGTGATTGGGATTCCGATCTCGACAAACAAATGGCACTGCAAACCGGCGGTGGCCGTCAGACCTTGTGCGAGGTGCATGTGCGCAACGGTGGTGAGTTCAACATTTCGGTTGAAGCCTGCACGCCAGAAGAACTGCAACAGTATGTGGGCGAGTTCTGTGATGATCTGCTGGCGGAATTGAATCCCGACAAAGGCGGTTCGCGAGAAGGCCCTGGTCTGAGCGCTGAGGTGGACCGCGCCATCCGCAACATGACCGGCCTGACTGTCAAACGGAGTAAGGATGCGGACGGGAAAATTGTCCGCGACGACCGCGCCCTCGATCTGGCGAAACAGTTCCCCAAGAAGGAAGACCTGATGGTGCAGGTGCTATTGAAACTGGACCTGCCCCGGCGTAACCGAACTTCCATTTCCTTTCCGCGAGAGTCCACAATGGCCGGCCTGGAGTGGGTTTCCAAAACTTTTGCCGAGGTCAATTACGGCCGTCACCCTGAATTTTCGCTGCCGCGCCGCATTGAAATCACCGTGCCGAAGCGGGTGTTGAACACGGATGAATTTGACCTACGCCTGATTGATACGCGGGGCGTGGATGAGCCGACCGCACCGCGCCGGGATTTGCAGGCCTATTTGGATGATCCGCGCGCCGCGATCGTGTTGTGCTCCGGCTTCAACGACGCGCCGGAAGCGGCGGTGCAAGCGGTCATCGAGCGTGCTGTGGAAGGCGGATTGCAGCAGGAACTTATCAAGCGCGGGGTCTTGCTGGTGTTGCCAGGCGGCGATGAAGATTGCACGTTGCGCGATCCCGTGACGGGCGAACGGGTTGCCAACGCCAAAGAGGGCCGGGAAATTCGGCGGGAGCAAATCGCCCCGACGCTGCACCCGTTTGGCGTGCGGCATCTTCCGGTGGTGTTTGCAGATGTTCGGTCTCCGGAAGACTGCGAGGAGCTGCGGCGGGCATTGGTCAGCAAGATCAAGGAAATCCGGCAACGGCAGGAGAAGGAGATTGAGAGCCTTTCAGCGACGATTGACCGGCTGATTGCCAATCGGAAAGACGCGGAGACGCGGGCCGTGTTCGAGGCAGCGACAAAGGATTTGCGCAACTGGTTTGCCTCGCACGCCACCCTGCCACCGGCCGACATGGAAGTGCAAAGCGCCCTGATCGAGGAAATGGACGGGTTGCGGTATGCCTCGAGCTTGCGGGCGTCAGTTAATCGCCGCGGGAACTGGCACAACTTTGATTACTGGCACGGCCTGGGATTTGGCACGCGGCGCGAAGCGGTGGCACGGGCCGCGAAGCAGGTAGAGGAACTCAAAGTATTGATTGCCGCCGTGCTGCGCGATGACCAATTGTCTCCCGCGCATGACTTCATCAAGCACTTTGCCAACGAGTTGGAGAAGTCGGTGAGTGATTATTACCAGTGGACGCAATCGCTGGGCGAAGGCGCGTTTCAAAACCAGTTGGGCGAAGACTTCGACTACTGGAAGCGTTGCCAGGACCGGTGGGGTGGCGGGCCGGGCTACAAGACAGAGATCCGGCAGTGG
This genomic stretch from Verrucomicrobiia bacterium harbors:
- a CDS encoding helix-turn-helix transcriptional regulator; this translates as MNENEQIRGILVKLREKAGLSQAQLAERLQFNASRVSRLESGGTELTLEDAELIASGIASEESKAFADYLRSEWKILERPGFNHVSLASLWKAEEALQRVAELESDPDLKNAFVQQIRSCRQALERAANALRSTEHPISLIGAPGVGKTTVICTLAQLRKGDWDSDLDKQMALQTGGGRQTLCEVHVRNGGEFNISVEACTPEELQQYVGEFCDDLLAELNPDKGGSREGPGLSAEVDRAIRNMTGLTVKRSKDADGKIVRDDRALDLAKQFPKKEDLMVQVLLKLDLPRRNRTSISFPRESTMAGLEWVSKTFAEVNYGRHPEFSLPRRIEITVPKRVLNTDEFDLRLIDTRGVDEPTAPRRDLQAYLDDPRAAIVLCSGFNDAPEAAVQAVIERAVEGGLQQELIKRGVLLVLPGGDEDCTLRDPVTGERVANAKEGREIRREQIAPTLHPFGVRHLPVVFADVRSPEDCEELRRALVSKIKEIRQRQEKEIESLSATIDRLIANRKDAETRAVFEAATKDLRNWFASHATLPPADMEVQSALIEEMDGLRYASSLRASVNRRGNWHNFDYWHGLGFGTRREAVARAAKQVEELKVLIAAVLRDDQLSPAHDFIKHFANELEKSVSDYYQWTQSLGEGAFQNQLGEDFDYWKRCQDRWGGGPGYKTEIRQWTSRWFDADASKQRSEFVETELQRQWKELFQQLNAQLSSADPEASAVAN